One genomic window of Struthio camelus isolate bStrCam1 chromosome 1, bStrCam1.hap1, whole genome shotgun sequence includes the following:
- the CREB3L2 gene encoding cyclic AMP-responsive element-binding protein 3-like protein 2 isoform X9, with the protein MKQTVRLSDLENEEWCLGTELTPAAIKTEPALCETAGLTPSVSLTITATLLEGEQPELQTDAMMKPLSQKVLPEIKLEPHEVDQFLNLSSKEAVDPLHLPPTPPSSHGSDSEGGQSPARSLPPSSPIQLQATAKVTSRTASALSNSPLLTAPHKLQGTGPLILTEEEKRTLIAEGYPIPTKLPLTKAEEKVLKKIRRKIKNKISAQESRRKKKEYMDSLEKKVETCSNENSELRKKVEVLENTNRTLLQQLQRLQAMVAGKVSRSCKAASTQTGTCLMMVVLCFAVVFGSFSQSYGPYPSATKMVLPRQHSSSESYTDSIVRSRSLLIYEEPHQLEESSSPISFADRNERHTDTSKYRALSLEAMPGGQQDDIMQFTIANETRLEKSVLLGLQQHRVSSELEGNETLKIIEIDRRVNATS; encoded by the exons ATGAAGCAAACTGTCAGATTAA GTGATCTGGAAAATGAGGAATGGTGTTTGGGTACCGAGCTGACTCCAGCTGCAATAAAGACTGAGCCAGCGTTATGCGAGACAGCAGGCCTTACTCCCTCTGTCAGTCTCACTATCACGGCCACACTGCTGGAGGGGGAACAACCTGAGCTACAGACTGATGCCATG atgaAACCACTGAGCCAGAAAGTTCTTCCAGAGATTAAATTGGAGCCACATGAAGTGGATCAGTTCCTGAACCTGTCTTCTAAGGAAG CAGTGGATCCCCTGCATTTGCCTCCAACCCCTCCCAGCAGCCATGGCAGTGACTCTGAGGGTGGGCAGAGCCCAGCTAGGTCTCTCCCTCCTTCAAGCCCAATCCAGCTACAAGCTACGGCTAAAGTGACATCACGTACAGCTTCAGCGCTCTCTAATTCCCCTCTCCTGACTGCACCACAT AAATTACAGGGGACCGGCCCACTCATCttgacagaggaggagaagaggacgCTGATAGCAGAGGGGTACCCAATCCCTACTAAACTGCCCCtgacaaaagcagaggaaaaagtgctgaAGAAAATCCgcaggaaaataaagaacaag atCTCTGCTcaggaaagtagaagaaaaaagaaagaatacatgGACAGCCTGGAAAAAAA AGTTGAGACTTGTTCAAATGAAAATAGTGAGCTGCGTAAGAAGGTTGAAGTCCTGGAGAATACTAACAG AACGCTTCTGCAGCAGTTGCAGAGGCTCCAAGCCATGGTTGCTGGGAAAGTGTCCCGTTCGTGTAAGGCAGCTAGCACACAGACAGGGACCTGTCTTATG ATGGTGGTGCTGTGCTTTGCAGTTGTTTTTGGCAGCTTCTCTCAGAGCTATGGGCCCTATCCGTCTGCCACAAAGATGGTGTTGCCCAGGCAGCATTCCTCATCAGAGTCGTACACTGACTCCATTG TGAGGTCAAGGAGTCTGCTAATATATGAAGAGCCTCACCAACTGGAGGAGTCGTCAAGCCCAATCTCCTTTGCAGATCGCAACGAGAGACACACAGACACCTCCAAATACAGAGCCCTGTCTCTGGAAGCCATGCCAGGGGGACAGCAGGATGATATCATGCAGTTCACAATAGCCAATGAGACGAGGCTAGAGAAATCAGTGCTGCTGGGCCTGCAGCAGCACAG GGTGAGCTCAGAACTAGAAGGAAATGAAACACTGAAGATAATTGAAATAGATAGAAGAGTCAATGCcacctcttaa
- the CREB3L2 gene encoding cyclic AMP-responsive element-binding protein 3-like protein 2 isoform X7 translates to MLGAGALERISSGGGKGAVPHNSDFLKGDLENEEWCLGTELTPAAIKTEPALCETAGLTPSVSLTITATLLEGEQPELQTDAMMKPLSQKVLPEIKLEPHEVDQFLNLSSKEAVDPLHLPPTPPSSHGSDSEGGQSPARSLPPSSPIQLQATAKVTSRTASALSNSPLLTAPHKLQGTGPLILTEEEKRTLIAEGYPIPTKLPLTKAEEKVLKKIRRKIKNKISAQESRRKKKEYMDSLEKKVETCSNENSELRKKVEVLENTNRTLLQQLQRLQAMVAGKVSRSCKAASTQTGTCLMMVVLCFAVVFGSFSQSYGPYPSATKMVLPRQHSSSESYTDSIVRSRSLLIYEEPHQLEESSSPISFADRNERHTDTSKYRALSLEAMPGGQQDDIMQFTIANETRLEKSVLLGLQQHRVSSELEGNETLKIIEIDRRVNATS, encoded by the exons GTGATCTGGAAAATGAGGAATGGTGTTTGGGTACCGAGCTGACTCCAGCTGCAATAAAGACTGAGCCAGCGTTATGCGAGACAGCAGGCCTTACTCCCTCTGTCAGTCTCACTATCACGGCCACACTGCTGGAGGGGGAACAACCTGAGCTACAGACTGATGCCATG atgaAACCACTGAGCCAGAAAGTTCTTCCAGAGATTAAATTGGAGCCACATGAAGTGGATCAGTTCCTGAACCTGTCTTCTAAGGAAG CAGTGGATCCCCTGCATTTGCCTCCAACCCCTCCCAGCAGCCATGGCAGTGACTCTGAGGGTGGGCAGAGCCCAGCTAGGTCTCTCCCTCCTTCAAGCCCAATCCAGCTACAAGCTACGGCTAAAGTGACATCACGTACAGCTTCAGCGCTCTCTAATTCCCCTCTCCTGACTGCACCACAT AAATTACAGGGGACCGGCCCACTCATCttgacagaggaggagaagaggacgCTGATAGCAGAGGGGTACCCAATCCCTACTAAACTGCCCCtgacaaaagcagaggaaaaagtgctgaAGAAAATCCgcaggaaaataaagaacaag atCTCTGCTcaggaaagtagaagaaaaaagaaagaatacatgGACAGCCTGGAAAAAAA AGTTGAGACTTGTTCAAATGAAAATAGTGAGCTGCGTAAGAAGGTTGAAGTCCTGGAGAATACTAACAG AACGCTTCTGCAGCAGTTGCAGAGGCTCCAAGCCATGGTTGCTGGGAAAGTGTCCCGTTCGTGTAAGGCAGCTAGCACACAGACAGGGACCTGTCTTATG ATGGTGGTGCTGTGCTTTGCAGTTGTTTTTGGCAGCTTCTCTCAGAGCTATGGGCCCTATCCGTCTGCCACAAAGATGGTGTTGCCCAGGCAGCATTCCTCATCAGAGTCGTACACTGACTCCATTG TGAGGTCAAGGAGTCTGCTAATATATGAAGAGCCTCACCAACTGGAGGAGTCGTCAAGCCCAATCTCCTTTGCAGATCGCAACGAGAGACACACAGACACCTCCAAATACAGAGCCCTGTCTCTGGAAGCCATGCCAGGGGGACAGCAGGATGATATCATGCAGTTCACAATAGCCAATGAGACGAGGCTAGAGAAATCAGTGCTGCTGGGCCTGCAGCAGCACAG GGTGAGCTCAGAACTAGAAGGAAATGAAACACTGAAGATAATTGAAATAGATAGAAGAGTCAATGCcacctcttaa
- the CREB3L2 gene encoding cyclic AMP-responsive element-binding protein 3-like protein 2 isoform X8, with the protein MLGAGALERISSGGGKGAVPHNSDFLKGDLENEEWCLGTELTPAAIKTEPALCETAGLTPSVSLTITATLLEGEQPELQTDAMMKPLSQKVLPEIKLEPHEVDQFLNLSSKEVDPLHLPPTPPSSHGSDSEGGQSPARSLPPSSPIQLQATAKVTSRTASALSNSPLLTAPHKLQGTGPLILTEEEKRTLIAEGYPIPTKLPLTKAEEKVLKKIRRKIKNKISAQESRRKKKEYMDSLEKKVETCSNENSELRKKVEVLENTNRTLLQQLQRLQAMVAGKVSRSCKAASTQTGTCLMMVVLCFAVVFGSFSQSYGPYPSATKMVLPRQHSSSESYTDSIVRSRSLLIYEEPHQLEESSSPISFADRNERHTDTSKYRALSLEAMPGGQQDDIMQFTIANETRLEKSVLLGLQQHRVSSELEGNETLKIIEIDRRVNATS; encoded by the exons GTGATCTGGAAAATGAGGAATGGTGTTTGGGTACCGAGCTGACTCCAGCTGCAATAAAGACTGAGCCAGCGTTATGCGAGACAGCAGGCCTTACTCCCTCTGTCAGTCTCACTATCACGGCCACACTGCTGGAGGGGGAACAACCTGAGCTACAGACTGATGCCATG atgaAACCACTGAGCCAGAAAGTTCTTCCAGAGATTAAATTGGAGCCACATGAAGTGGATCAGTTCCTGAACCTGTCTTCTAAGGAAG TGGATCCCCTGCATTTGCCTCCAACCCCTCCCAGCAGCCATGGCAGTGACTCTGAGGGTGGGCAGAGCCCAGCTAGGTCTCTCCCTCCTTCAAGCCCAATCCAGCTACAAGCTACGGCTAAAGTGACATCACGTACAGCTTCAGCGCTCTCTAATTCCCCTCTCCTGACTGCACCACAT AAATTACAGGGGACCGGCCCACTCATCttgacagaggaggagaagaggacgCTGATAGCAGAGGGGTACCCAATCCCTACTAAACTGCCCCtgacaaaagcagaggaaaaagtgctgaAGAAAATCCgcaggaaaataaagaacaag atCTCTGCTcaggaaagtagaagaaaaaagaaagaatacatgGACAGCCTGGAAAAAAA AGTTGAGACTTGTTCAAATGAAAATAGTGAGCTGCGTAAGAAGGTTGAAGTCCTGGAGAATACTAACAG AACGCTTCTGCAGCAGTTGCAGAGGCTCCAAGCCATGGTTGCTGGGAAAGTGTCCCGTTCGTGTAAGGCAGCTAGCACACAGACAGGGACCTGTCTTATG ATGGTGGTGCTGTGCTTTGCAGTTGTTTTTGGCAGCTTCTCTCAGAGCTATGGGCCCTATCCGTCTGCCACAAAGATGGTGTTGCCCAGGCAGCATTCCTCATCAGAGTCGTACACTGACTCCATTG TGAGGTCAAGGAGTCTGCTAATATATGAAGAGCCTCACCAACTGGAGGAGTCGTCAAGCCCAATCTCCTTTGCAGATCGCAACGAGAGACACACAGACACCTCCAAATACAGAGCCCTGTCTCTGGAAGCCATGCCAGGGGGACAGCAGGATGATATCATGCAGTTCACAATAGCCAATGAGACGAGGCTAGAGAAATCAGTGCTGCTGGGCCTGCAGCAGCACAG GGTGAGCTCAGAACTAGAAGGAAATGAAACACTGAAGATAATTGAAATAGATAGAAGAGTCAATGCcacctcttaa